The Euryarchaeota archaeon genomic sequence ACGATCTCCATCTTCTCGCGCGCTGTCCATTTCCGCTTCTGTTCGTTTTCCATTCGTGTTCCCTTCCCGCTTGGTCAGCGGGGTGGGAACCGTTCAGAAATCAGAAGACCTTTTTGTCCCAGTTTCGCTGAAACATCTCAGAATAGCTATTGAAGTCTGGAACGTGTCCAAAAGCTTCGCGATACGAAGCAATTTCATCCACAATGGGAGTCGTTTCGACGAGAACCAGACACCAGCCACGGGATCGCATGGAATTGACGTGAGAGTGAGGTCAAGCGACGGGCGCCTACCTAGTGACATGACTCTAACGGGACAAGTATTCCAGATAGGCAGAAACCACCTAGAAGGCTTCATGGCCGCAATTCGGATTGGCGTCGATGTGGGCGCGTTGGAAAACACGATGACAGGCCACACTTATCGATTGATCAGCAACAATACAATCGAAAGCAATGATCAAGGAATTGTTCTAGGGCTATCTGCAACTCTCTCGAACAACTCGATCCAGAATTCCTCTGCCGCGGCCGTATGGCAATCAGCTTCGACCGCCACCTCCGCCCTGTTGGGCAACGAGATCCGAAACACGCCCCTCGGGTTCTCCCCGTTCCACTCCTGCGCTGGGATTCCGGTCTATCCGATTGTCGAGTTCAATAACTTCGTCAATACAACGGATTGGGCCATTTTGCAAGGAGGATGTACCGCCATCGTGCCGGCGGCTAACAACTACTGGGGCCACCCTGACGGTCCCACCTACAACCGCGGCGACAACGCTCTCGATCCGATTCTCGACCCCATCGTGCCCGAGGAGATTGGTTACGGGGGCCGGGTCACCTTTGGCGTGGTCTTCGCGCCATGGTTGACGGAGCCGAACCCGCACGCCGGGCCGGTGCCCGAAAACTAGACGGCTGACCTCCTCGTCGGAAGCATGCGCATCATCACGGCGCGCGCTTGGCGGCGAACACAAAGCGTCCGTTTGACTGTCTGGCATTGACGATAAACTCCCGTTCCAGGGGATCGGCGCACCCATCCCATCCTTAGGCCGACTGTTCGTGCACCGGTTATCATTCGGTTTTTCGTCATGGCCCACGAGGATTTCCTTCGAGGCGGAGAGCACTAGGAGGAAACCGTATTTTTGACGGCCCGCCATCCGTCGCGTCTTGTTCGCGTCTTTCGCCCACATGTACTTCTATATCCGACGATGTGCCTGCATCAAGACAAAGGCGAGGCAAGCCGGTTGAAGTTCGACCACTACAAGACCGACGGATTCTATGATGAGATGTTCACGGCCGACGGCAAACCCCGTGAGGGCGCCTCTGTGCTCGTCGACGCCCTCGAGGGCTTCAGCGACGAGGAGATGCGCCGGCGCCAGCAGGCGGCCGACGTCGCCTTCCTCAACCAGGGCATCACCTTCACGGTCTACGGCGACAAGGAAGGCCGGGAGCGGATATTCCCGTTCGACATCGTCCCACGGATCGTGCCCGCAAGCGATTGGGCCGTCCTGGAACGCGGCCTCCAACAACGCATCAGGGCGCTCGACCGTTTCGTCGACGACGTCTACCACGACGCCCACATAATCAAAGACGGCGTGATCCCGGAAGCGGTCGTCCGGACGAGCAAGGGGTTTCGCGACCAATGCATCGGCCTCGACCCGCCGAAAGGCATCTGGTGCCACATCTCCGGCATCGATTTTGTCCGCGACGGAGACGGGCGGTATTATGTGCTCGAGGACAACCTGCGAACCCCCTCCGGCGTGTCCTACGTCCTGGAGAACCGGGAGGTCATGAAGAAAGTCCTCCCGGAGATAATGGGCAGGATGAGCATCAAGCCCGTGACCCAGTACCCGATACAGCTCCTGGAGACGTTGCAGCACCTTTCAGGGAAAAGCGACCCCACCGTCGTCCTCCTCACGCCTGGCATCTACAACAGCGCCTACTTCGAACACTCGTACCTCGCCCAGAAGATGGGCATCGAACTCGTCGAGGGAAGCGATCTCATCGTCGACGGCGGCGAAGTGAAGATGAGGACGACGCGCGGCCTAAGGCGCGTGGACGTGATCTACCGGCGCATAGACGACGATTTCCTCGACCCGGCGGCGTTCCGGGGCGACTCGCTCCTAGGCGTTCGCGGCCTCATGGACGTCTACCGCGCGGGAAACGTAGCGCTCGCCAACGCCCCCGGCACCGGGGTCGCCGACGACAAGGTGGTCTACCCGTACGTCCCGTCCATGATCGAGCACTACCTGCAAGAGAAGCCGATCCTCCCAAACGTGCCGACGTTCGTGTGCTGGGACGACAAACAACGCGAGCACGTGCTCGGCAACCTCGACAAGTTGGTCGTCAAGGCCGCGAACGAATCCGGCGGCTACGGGATGCTCATCGGTCCCTCCGCATCGAAAGAGGAGCGCGAGGCCTTCGCCGCGAAGATCCGCGACAACCCGCGTAACTACATCGCGCAGCCCACCCTCGCGCTTTCCCGGGTCCCCACGAGGATCGGGAACGGCTTCGAGGGACGCCACGTGGATCTACGCCCCTACGTCCTCAACGGGAGATCGATCCATGTGCTCCCCGGGGGCCTCACGCGTGTGGCGCTCCGGAAGGGCTCGCTTGTCGTGAACTCGAGCCAAGGCGGCGGCAGCAAGGACACGTGGGTGCTTGCCGACAACGGAGGCCAGTGACGTTGGCCCGCTCGACCACGTCACCGACTCTTCCCCGCGGGGGTGGCCGCTGATGCTCTCTCGGGTAGCCAACGCGGTCTATTGGATGAACCGCTACATCGAGCGGGCCGAGAACGTGGCGCGCTTCGTGGACGTGAACCTCAACTTGACGCTGGACCTTCCCGAGGGCCACGCGGACCAATGGGAGCCCCTCGTCATCACGGCGGGCGACAGCCTCGTCTTCAAGAAGCGCTTCGGTCCCGCCACGAAGGAGAACGTCATCCATTTCCTCACCTTTGACAGCGTGAACCCGAATTCGATCCTCTCATGCCTTCGCCAGGCCCGTGAGAACGGACGCAGTGTCCGCGAGATCATCTCGTCCGAGATGTGGCAGCAAGTGAACCGATCCTACCTTTACCTCCAGGACGCCATAGCGAGCGGCACGGCGATCCAGAGCCCTCACGAGTTCTTCGCCCGCGTCAAGATGGATTGCCACCTTTTCACCGGCATCATGGACGCGACGATGTCGCACGGCGAGGCATGGCATTTCGGAAGGATGGGCCGGCTCCTCGAACGCGCGGACAAGACATCGCGCCTTCTTGACGTGAAGTACTTCATGCTCCTACCTCGCCCCACGGACGTGGGCTCGGCGGTCGACGATCTCCATTGGCAGGCGGTCCTCAAGTCAGCGAGCGCCCTCGAGATGTACAGGAAGGACCGCCGACGGCGCATCACGCCGTGGGACGTCGCGGACTTCCTGATACTCGACCGCCAGTTCCCGAGATCAATCAGGTACTGCGTCACGAAGGCGGAGGAATCGCTGCAGGTCATCGGCGGAAAACCCGGCAGGGCCTTCCACAACAAGGCGGAGAAGCGGTTGGGACGACTCCGCTCCGAACTCGACTACATCGACCTCAAGGACGTCTTCCAGAAGGGTTTCCACGAGTTCCTCGATGGGATCCAAACGGAAATCAATTATGTCGGCGACGGGATCCACGACACGTTCTTCGCCGCGATCACTGTAGATGAAACGGCGCCGGTGAGCGGGGGCCCGCAGTAGGCACCGAACCAATGATAATCGAGACAAGTCACGAAACGTCGTACAGGTACAATTCCGCCGTCCGGCTCGACCTTCAGACCATACGGTTGAAGCCCCGCGCCGACGCACGCCAGAGGATCCTGCACTTCGACCTTCACGTCTCCCCGGATCCGACGTTCCGCAGCGAGGGCATCGACGAGGATGGGAACGTGATGGTCTGGGTCCGCATCGACGGAAGCCTGGACCGCTTCGACGTGAAGACTTTCTCCCGAGTAGAGACGACGCCCTCCCGGCCCGAAATCGAGATGCTCTCGCGAGGAGTTCGGAAACTGCCGATGGAACTTCCGGGCGACGAGGGCGTGAGGCTTCAGCGTTACTTCGTTCCCCCCTGGGTCGGACCCGAGGTCAAGGAGTACTCCGAGCGCATCGCCGATTCGACGCACAGGAACACATTGGATTTCCTGGAGACGCTCGCGTTCCGCATCCACAAGGACCACGCGTACCGGGCGCGTATCGAGGGCCCTCCGCTCACCCCGGACGTGACGCTCGCAAGACGCGAGGGCAGTTGCCGCGACTTCACGGTCCTCTTCATGGAAAGCTGCAGGGCGCAGGGGATCGCGACGCGGTTCGTGAGCGGTTACCACGTGAGGCAACGCGACAATGCAGGCCGGGAACTGCACGCGTGGACGGAAGCCTACTTGCCGGGCTTCGGGTGGCAGGGCTACGACCCGACCATCGGGCAGATCGTGCTCGAAAGACACGTGCCGGTCGCGACGGCGTCGAACCCCAGCGGGGCGGCGCCTGTCACGGGAAGTTTCTGGGGCAACAACGTCACCTCCACGCTCTTTTTCAAGGTAGACGCGCGGATCCTCACCGCGAACCCGCCCGCCACGTTCTGAAAGCCGCCGGCATGGCGACGCTCATCCACCGTAGCATTTACATTCCGCCCCGTGTCGGTGGTTCCCGCCACCCTCACGTTTTATTAACCGTGGCGGATTCGCACGTACATGGCCCAATGGAGCCCCGCCTGCCTATGCGGGCAGATCGGCGTCAACATGATAGTGACCGGCAACGACATCGGCCCCGAGGGCGCATACTTCGGGCCTGGGGCGACGATGAAATGCCCCGCCGGCCACGAGATAGAGCTTGGCACGTGCCGATGGGCGCGGACAGGGTAAGCGCGGACAGCTTCTCCAACGTGATCAGCGTTCGACCTCGCGACCCGGTCGCGCCGGCAAGAACGATGCGTTCAGCCTTTGAGGTGCCCGGTTTTTTCCCAAGACGGCAACCAAATCGCCTTTCGCACGCGGGGCCCCAGCGCGAATAAGCCTATGTACCGACGAGGCGTTTGCCAGTCGTGGTCTCCGAATCCGGCCTCCTCTTCGACGCCGACTACGTGACGGTCGACGGCCGGGCCTGGGTCCGCCTCTGGGTGAAGTCGGGCGGGCGCGTCATACGCGTCCTCGACCCCACCTTCGAACCGTACTTCTACCTCGTCCCCGACGGAGTCGATTCGCTTGACAAGCTCCGAGCGGCTGCGGCGAGGCTCTCTGACGGGAATGCCCGCGTCGAGAAGGCCATCGAAGTTGAGGTGAAGGAAGGCCTGAGACCCGTACGGGTCGTGAAACTGGTTACTCACCACCCTTCCGATGTCCCGAAGCTACGCGAGCGCGCCGCACAACTTCCGGGCGCCGTCGCGTGGCGAGAAGCCGACATCCTGTTCCGCAACCGCTACCTCATCGACCGCGACCTCGTCCCAATGAACGGGGTCACGTTTGAGGGTGAATGGCGCGACAAGGCCAAAGGCGAGTTCGTCGCGACGAAAGTGGAGGCCGCGCCGCCACCAAAAGATGAGGCCCTTCGCCTACTTGCTTTCGACCTCGAGGTCCACAACCCCAAGGTGGTCCCCGATCCCGGGAAAGACGAGATCGTCATCATAGCGATCGCCCGCTCGGACGGAAAGGTGCAATCGCTCGAGAGCAAGACAGGGGACAAAGCACTCATCGAGGCTTTCGTTCGCGAGATCCATGACTTCGACCCGGACGTCCTCGTGACGTACAATGGTGACAACTTCGATTGGCCCTACCTAGTCGCGCGTGCGGGAGCCCACGGGATCGGCCTCGGCGTGGGGCGCGACGGCTCGGAGCCCGACGTCCTGCAGCTCGGGCCCGCGAAGACCGTGCGCATAACGGGTCGTGCCGGCGGCGACCTGTACAAGATCGCGCAACGGGATCTGCCGGACGTCAAGGTCAAGACGTTGAAGAACGTCGCCGAGCACCTCAAGGTGAAACTCAAATCCGAACGCGTCATGATCCCGAAGGAAGAGATCTGGAAATACTGGGACGATCCCGAGAAAAGGAAGACGTTGGTGGCCTACGCCCGTGACGACGTGACCTCCACTCTCGACCTCGCAGCAAAACTCCTCCCCATGCAAGTAGAACTCGCCCGCCTCATCCGCCAGCCCCTCGACGAGGTCGTCGGTATGGGCCGCGGCCGACAGGTGGAGTGGTTCCTCCTCTCGGAAGCCCACCACCTGGGGCTCATCGCGCCGAACAAGCAGTTCAGCGAGGACGAGGCGTACGAGGGAGGCGTCGTATTGGACCCGAAACCCGGCATCTACGACGACGTCGTGGTCCTCGACTTCTCCGCGATGTACCCGAGCATCATGATAAGCTACAACATCTCGCCCGACACGGTCTTGCTCCCCGGCGAGGACACGCCCCACTTCACGGCGCCCGAGGTAGGTTACCGTTTCCGCAAGGAGCCCGACGGGTTCTTCAAGAAGATCCTTCAGCGGCTCGTCGACGAGCGACGTTCCATCAAGGCCGACATGAAGAAGACGGCCCCCGATTCGGCCGAGCACGCGTATCTCGACATCCGGCAGAAGACCGTGAAGGTGCTCACGAACTCGTTCTACGGTTACACCGGTTGGGCGGCCGCGCGTTGGTACAAACGCGAATGCGCCGATGGAACCGCGGCGTGGGGGCGTAACCTAATCATGCAAGTGGTCGACAAGGCCAAGGCGAGGGGCATCAACGTGATCTATGGCGACACCGACTCGCTGTTCGTCACGAACACGCCCGACATCGACATGTTCGCGGCCGAGGTGAACGCGGAGCTTCCGCTCGAACTCGACCGGCAGGAGGAGTTCGAATCCATCTTGTTCACGGGCGCGAAGAAACGTTACGCGGGCCTCACGAAGAAGGGCGCCTTGGTCGTGAAGGGCCTCGAAGTGAAGAGGGGCGACTGGTGCGCTCTCGCCCAACGCATCCAGGAGGAATGCCTGGAACGGGTCTTGCGGGACCGCGATCCCGGTGCCGCCGCGACGTTCGTGAAGGCCACCGTCGCCCGGCTGCGGGCCGGGGATTTTACGCTCGATGAGGTGACGATAAACAAGGGGCTCACGATGAGTCTCGCAAGCTACAAGACGAAAGGCGCGCACGTCCTTGCGGTGGAACGGGCCATTGCGGAGAACCCCGGTTACAAGCCGCAGATCGGCGCGAAAGTCAGTTTCGTCATCGTGAAACCGGGGCCGGCCGAAAAGAGTTCGAGCAAGGCGAAGGTCCCGAGCGACTCGCTACTACGCGACCGCGCCCGACTTGTCGAATTCCTGAAACCGGGCGAGGA encodes the following:
- a CDS encoding transglutaminase family protein, whose product is MIIETSHETSYRYNSAVRLDLQTIRLKPRADARQRILHFDLHVSPDPTFRSEGIDEDGNVMVWVRIDGSLDRFDVKTFSRVETTPSRPEIEMLSRGVRKLPMELPGDEGVRLQRYFVPPWVGPEVKEYSERIADSTHRNTLDFLETLAFRIHKDHAYRARIEGPPLTPDVTLARREGSCRDFTVLFMESCRAQGIATRFVSGYHVRQRDNAGRELHAWTEAYLPGFGWQGYDPTIGQIVLERHVPVATASNPSGAAPVTGSFWGNNVTSTLFFKVDARILTANPPATF
- a CDS encoding circularly permuted type 2 ATP-grasp protein, producing the protein MKFDHYKTDGFYDEMFTADGKPREGASVLVDALEGFSDEEMRRRQQAADVAFLNQGITFTVYGDKEGRERIFPFDIVPRIVPASDWAVLERGLQQRIRALDRFVDDVYHDAHIIKDGVIPEAVVRTSKGFRDQCIGLDPPKGIWCHISGIDFVRDGDGRYYVLEDNLRTPSGVSYVLENREVMKKVLPEIMGRMSIKPVTQYPIQLLETLQHLSGKSDPTVVLLTPGIYNSAYFEHSYLAQKMGIELVEGSDLIVDGGEVKMRTTRGLRRVDVIYRRIDDDFLDPAAFRGDSLLGVRGLMDVYRAGNVALANAPGTGVADDKVVYPYVPSMIEHYLQEKPILPNVPTFVCWDDKQREHVLGNLDKLVVKAANESGGYGMLIGPSASKEEREAFAAKIRDNPRNYIAQPTLALSRVPTRIGNGFEGRHVDLRPYVLNGRSIHVLPGGLTRVALRKGSLVVNSSQGGGSKDTWVLADNGGQ
- a CDS encoding alpha-E domain-containing protein; the encoded protein is MLSRVANAVYWMNRYIERAENVARFVDVNLNLTLDLPEGHADQWEPLVITAGDSLVFKKRFGPATKENVIHFLTFDSVNPNSILSCLRQARENGRSVREIISSEMWQQVNRSYLYLQDAIASGTAIQSPHEFFARVKMDCHLFTGIMDATMSHGEAWHFGRMGRLLERADKTSRLLDVKYFMLLPRPTDVGSAVDDLHWQAVLKSASALEMYRKDRRRRITPWDVADFLILDRQFPRSIRYCVTKAEESLQVIGGKPGRAFHNKAEKRLGRLRSELDYIDLKDVFQKGFHEFLDGIQTEINYVGDGIHDTFFAAITVDETAPVSGGPQ
- a CDS encoding ribonuclease H-like domain-containing protein, giving the protein MVSESGLLFDADYVTVDGRAWVRLWVKSGGRVIRVLDPTFEPYFYLVPDGVDSLDKLRAAAARLSDGNARVEKAIEVEVKEGLRPVRVVKLVTHHPSDVPKLRERAAQLPGAVAWREADILFRNRYLIDRDLVPMNGVTFEGEWRDKAKGEFVATKVEAAPPPKDEALRLLAFDLEVHNPKVVPDPGKDEIVIIAIARSDGKVQSLESKTGDKALIEAFVREIHDFDPDVLVTYNGDNFDWPYLVARAGAHGIGLGVGRDGSEPDVLQLGPAKTVRITGRAGGDLYKIAQRDLPDVKVKTLKNVAEHLKVKLKSERVMIPKEEIWKYWDDPEKRKTLVAYARDDVTSTLDLAAKLLPMQVELARLIRQPLDEVVGMGRGRQVEWFLLSEAHHLGLIAPNKQFSEDEAYEGGVVLDPKPGIYDDVVVLDFSAMYPSIMISYNISPDTVLLPGEDTPHFTAPEVGYRFRKEPDGFFKKILQRLVDERRSIKADMKKTAPDSAEHAYLDIRQKTVKVLTNSFYGYTGWAAARWYKRECADGTAAWGRNLIMQVVDKAKARGINVIYGDTDSLFVTNTPDIDMFAAEVNAELPLELDRQEEFESILFTGAKKRYAGLTKKGALVVKGLEVKRGDWCALAQRIQEECLERVLRDRDPGAAATFVKATVARLRAGDFTLDEVTINKGLTMSLASYKTKGAHVLAVERAIAENPGYKPQIGAKVSFVIVKPGPAEKSSSKAKVPSDSLLRDRARLVEFLKPGEEPDPEYYVEKQVVPAAVRILEQFGFDAESLRGGPAGGKATPKKQPSLQDWF